The Phycisphaerae bacterium genomic interval TCGGTCAACTGTCGCAGCAATCTCCATCAGTGGGGCCTGGCCATCCTGATGTATGTCAATTCCACCAACGGAGTCCTGCCGTTCGAGGAACGGCCCGACCCTCGTCCAGGCATGGGCGAGGACGAAAACGGCGACAAGGTGTGGGACGATGTGCCCGCGTCGGCCGGCCGGCCGGCCCAGGTCCGCGGCTGGATCTGCTGGTTTGACTGCCTGGATCGCTACATGGGCAAGGGAGTCTCTGCCGAGCAAGTCAAGATCTGCCCGACCGTCCAGCGATTCGAGCCCAATCGTGAAGAGAGCTACCGGATGAACAGCAAGCTGGCGGACTATTCGCTCTATAAAAAGGACGGCACTCGGAACGATTATTTCATGCCTTATCGAAGGGTCGAGACTCTCAAGCGGCCGTCAGACACGGTTGTCCTGTTTGACGGCGATGTGGGAACAGGCCCTGTCGATCTTGGGCCGGGTTCACCGCCGCCGCCGTCGTTCAAGGGCCGCTGGCGATTGCACAATGACGATGTCAACTACCGTCATAACATCGCCACCAACCTCCTGTTTGCCGACTGGCACGTGGAAAACATGAAGAAGAAGGCGCTGGCCTTGAGGTCGTACAACAAGGCCGATTATGACGCAGGCAGGCCCAATCCGGTAGGCTCCATCATCTGGCAGCCGCCGGATATGGGACCCTGGGATCCTGACCCCGGCTTGGGTGAGTGATGTTCGAGATCGAGCAAGCACCGATATCCACCACCTCCCAGCGTGTCGAGCGCAAATATGCATTGCCCGATGCCATGCTGGATCTCGCGGTCGCGCGCTTGTCGGAACTGTTGCCCATACACCGCTATGCCGGAGATCATGACTGGTCGAGCATCCGCACCACGTACCTCGATACGGCCGATTTCGCGGCCTATCGGGAATACCTCGTCCGATTGCCCCTCCGAAAGAAGATCCGGATCCGCCAGTACGGTGTGGCCGGAGAGTTCAGCAACCTGTGTTGGGTGGAAATCAAGATCAAGAACCATCGCCTCAGCCTCAAACGCCGCTTCTGTTGCCGCAAGCCGGAATTGGCTGCTTTGATGCGCGGCGAAGACGTTCTCGATCGCGTTGCCCCCTGCAACGAGGGGGACATTACTCAAATCTACAGTGCGATTCGGGCAATGATCCTGGAACAGCGTCTCAGGCCGGCGGTGCGGGTCGAATACGAGCGCCTGGCCTTCCAGGGCCCGGACTCCCGGAGCTTTCGGATCACCCTTGACCGCAACCTGCGTTTTGTCAGCGGCTGCGGCTGCTACAGCGGCATCCTGGAGGGTCTGGTGATCGAAAGCAAGCACCACGGCGATGAGCCGGAGCATCTGCGCGAGATGCGCAGGAGCCTGGGGCTCAAGAGGGTCAAGCGTTTCTCCAAGTTTGCTCGCAGCATGCAACGAATCCTGGAGCTTCAATCGCAGAGGTGCATCTCGTGAACACCATCGCCGGCTTCCTCGAAGACCATCCGGACCTCGAACGGCTCATCAGCGACACCTTTGGCGGAACCTCGGACGCGCGGCTTGGGGCGGACGTTATTGCTTATCGCCTGATTGCCGCGTGCGCCATCGGGTTTCTGATCGGGCATGTTTATCGCCGAACCTATACCGGCCAGCGGTTCGCCCCGACGCTGCCGGACACGCACCTGCTCTTGTGTCTGGGCGGGGCGCTGATCTGGCTGGTGGTCGGCGACAACCTTGTGCGGGCCTTCGGCCTGGCAGGAACCATCGGGCTGATCCGCTACCGCACCATCGTCCGCGACCCGAAGGATACAACGATCCTGCTGTTCAGCATGATCATGGGCATGGCCTGCGGCTTGGGGCAGGTTCTGGTGGCTGTGATCGGCACCGTCGTCGTGCTCGCTGTGATGTGCTTGTTGTACCTTGGCCACCGCCGATCCCTGACCGTCGCCAACAGAAAGGCCGCCGATCTGCTCAGTCTCCTGGACGGCGGGCAAACCGACGGGAAGAAACCGCCGCAGCAGAAGTAGAAGCGGCGTTGCGCAGAGCGTCCCTGACGAGAAGGCTTTGGGATCCCGATTCTTTTTCCGTTGCGATATCTCGGCACGCTTCAGAAGTGACACGCGCTTGCTCCTACACATGACATCGTGTAGGATTAAGGGGCCAAAGTGAGGTGAGCTATGCCTACGAACCTGGCACTGGACGACAGGCTGATCGAGGAAGCCCGCAAGGCCGGCAAGCACAAAACCAAGAAAGACGCGGTGACCGCGGCGCTCAAGGAGTACGTGCAGCACCGCAAGCAGCGAGAAATCCTCACCCTGGCCGGGCGGGTGGAATACTGGGATGATTACGATCACAAGGCCCTGCGGCGGGGCCGGCGGCAATGAGCATGCTCGTTGACACGACGATCTGGTCCCTGGCTCTGCGGCGCCGGACGTCGGAGCTCAATCGCCGCGAACGGCTGCTGGTTCAGGAGTGGGCATCACTGGTCGAAGCGGGTCGGATCTTGTTGATCGGTCCTATTCGTCAAGAGATCCTTTCCGGGATCCGCCGAGAGTCCGACTTCCTCGCGGTTCGCACGCGGCTGTCCGCCTTTGGCTGCATCGAAATCCTCCCGGAGGACTACGATCAGGCCGCAGCGTTCTTCAATGTTTGTCGCGGCAAAGGTTTTGCCGGTACCGCCATCGACCTGCTGATCTGCGCTGTTGCCGCTCGTGCGGATGTGCCCATCTTTACGACCGACGAAGATTTCGCTCGGTATGCGAAGTTTCTCCCGATCCGGCTGCACAAGTTGCCGGAAATCCCCGACTGACCTGAGCAATGGAGCACACATTCCCATCGTGATAGCGGAACCGCGCTCGGCAGGAGTGAGGATGGGTAGCGAAAGGATCCCTTCCGACTTCTCCACGCGACGGGAGAGAAACCAGCCAGGGGATCCTCTCAGTCATGCCACTTGCGAACCTGATCGAGCAGGGCGACCATCTCGTTGCGTTTCTTCTCGAACAAGGCGAACACGAAGAGGATCGCGATGCCCAGGGCGATGCCGCTTGCCCACCATATCCAGACCCAACCCAAGTTGCTGCCCGCGTGATAGATCATGGTCAGCAATGACAGGCACAGGAACCCGGTGCCGAGCACCAGGAACGAGCGGATCCGCAGTGCGACTCCGACGAAGATGCCCACCACCGACAGCAGGGCCAGAATCAGCGGCAGCCAGGGCGCCTGGGCCACGCCGATCAGAAAGATGTCCGCGGTTGATGAAAGGTAGATGGTCAGCAGGCACGCGTAATGGACGGTCCTTCGCTGCATCTCGTCGAGACGGTCGCGGTTCAGGTGCGTGGCGATGAGCACGGCTATCGCCGGCGGGATGAACCACAACTGGGGATGCTCGGTCAGGCCCATGCCCGGCGTCCGATAGAGCAGATACCAGAGGCTGCCGGTGAACGACGAGGCCGCGAGCACGGCCATCACCATCGATCGCCGCGTGGCGGCAAGGACGATGTACAAAACGCCCGTCGTGAACAGCACTACCGAGAAGTGGACCCGCGACGCGGCGATGAACAGATCCAGCATCGACAACGCCGGCAGAAAAACACCCGTTCGTCCCAACGGCCGGGCCAGCACGTGCTGCCCGTATCGCTCGCAGGCTTCCTGGCCTGCCACCGCCGCAAATGCCAGAGCGATCACCAGGAGAGGCCAATACTGCTCGATCACGCCGGTGAACAGCCAGGGCATCGAAGCGCGGACGTGCAGCGTTAATAGGCCGGCCAGCACCTCGGCGGCATAGACGTAGGCCTCTTTGCGGCGGGCGTCGAGCTGCAGCGGATCGAGCCGATCGCGCGTGGCAAAGAGAATGCAATAGATGATCATCAGGGGCAGGGCCAAGACCATGGCGACGACGGCCGGCCGAGTCAGCGGCAGGAGGTCATCGCCCAATATGCTCAATGCGTCAGAGGCGCAACAGTACGCCAGTCCGGCGACCGCCAACGCGTTTGCCGTGATGATCGAACGAGTCAGGGCCGTCGGCCATGTATCGCCCGCTGCAATTCGCGTTCTGACCACGGCGAGAACCGGCGTGGCCAGGGCGACGGCCGCGATGAGACCGACCGCCCGGTGGAGTACTCCGGCCGCCATCTCCGGCGAGACCCACGACCAGGCAAACAGGATGGCAGCCGCCGCCAGCAGTTGCATAGCGCAGGTCTGCATAACCAGCCGCCTTGCCTCCACGGCCGTAAGCACAGCCCATGCGGCGCACAGCAGCGGCGATATGACGATGAGCATGCGCCAGACCAGGGCAGGATGGCCCCAACTGACGTGCAGGGCCAGAAGCATGGCGATCAGCGCGAGGATGCTATTGGCTGAGGGCAACCAGCCGTCGGTGGTCTGCCGGGCGGCTGCAAGCGGCCCGGTTCTCGTCCATCGCCGCCAGGACAGGGTCGTGACCACCGCGTAACCGGCCAGCCCCACCGACATCGCCCACTCAAGGTATCGCGGCGTCATGCCCGTCTGGGCCATGATCTGGCTCATGCCCGTCAGCCCCAGAAGGTAGATGCCCGCAGGCAAGTGTACCGATTTGGAGTCCAGGCCGCAGACCAGCACGATCGCGACGGCCGCCGTCCACGCCAGCCAGCTCACGGCAATCGAGTTGCCGGCCGGCTCTCCGATGGCCGCCAGGCAGATCGCCCGCAACGCCAGCAAGAACACGATGACGACGGAAACCGTCGCAACCGCGTGATGGAACGAGGGCCAGCGCTCCGTGTGGCCGGAAGGGACGCGAGGCAGCACGAATCGGCGCTCGACCAGCAACCAAGTGATTCCCGCCGCCGCCAGCGCAATGACGTTGACATTCACCAGGTCGATCAGATTCGCCCCAGAGAAGGTAGCGAGCCTGAGCCAGAAGAACCGCACCCACCAGACGCTCGCCGCAAGGCAGATCTCGACGCCGCCGAGATAGGCCAGCGCACGACGGGGCGCCCATGCGGCAGTGATTATGCACAGCACCGACAATGCACACATGGTTCCCGTCGACCACCATGGACGCTGGGGGTCGTCGGTAGCCGCCCGCATCGCCAACAGGGTTGCCAGGAAGATGCAGGCCAGAACGCCGGTCACGGCTTGAACGCGGGCCTGGGCGCGCTCGGCGGTCGACTGCGGCGTCAACCTGCTGACCGCGGTCTCGACCGAACCCGGAATCTCCAGGCCGCACTCGGGGCATCGGCTGGACGGAGAAAGCCCTCGCAGGTTATAGCCGCATCGTGTGCAACTCAGGTCATGGTCGATCTGCCGAACGGCGCCGCTCACGTCGGCGGAGGCGGTATCGAACGTCTCCTGCCAGCCGGCTCCGACCAGTTCGCGGGCCTGTCTGTCACCAGCCCAAAGCCTGATCGCGGCGGCGGTCACAAAACCGACCATCGCGACGTGGAAGCAAAGCCAGTTGCCTGTATCCAGCGGCGCCAGGGCACACGCAATAAGGGCTACGCCGTAGAGCACCCACACGCTCTCGCGGTGGCCCCTCTGGTTGGCCGACGATGGGCGGCACGAGGTCAGCAGCGCGTATTCGACGAGAAGTGCCGCCGCAATGCCCCACAACGTGCCGGCCGCGACCGTGACCGAGGGCAGAAACTGCGGGCTGATCCACATTCCGGTGGCCGCGACGGCAAGAAGGATGCCGACGGCCACGCGACCTGCGATCAGCGGCCCCGATGGATAATCAGAGCGATCATCCTTCGTCCGGAACAGATCTCGCAGCACCTTCCAGAAAATGGGAACGACGGAAGAGACAATGAGGTTCAATTGCGTCAGCCAGATCAGAAAACCCGCAGAAAACGGCTGCTTGGTTTGTCTGAGAATGTGCAACTCGGTCACGGTCACGGCGGCACACGCCAACCCGGCAGCCGCAACGGCATAACCGACTTGCCGCTCGCTGAGGCCGTAGCCGATCACCGAAACGATCACAAGCACCACCGGGCCGAGCAAGGCAACGTGCAGTCGAAGCTCGGTCAAGTCAGGCGAGATCGGAAGCTTCATGGAACCGGCGGCCGCCATGTGCGACGCGGTGAGTAGAACGGCCGGCAACGCGAAGAGGCAGAAAAGGCAAACGCGGGTGATGTCGGTGTTCCCTGATTGCCGTGCGGGGCGACAGCGAGCCATTTGCAGCAGTCTGTCAACCCAGTAGCCACGCATCCAGAATGCAACAGACACGGCCAGGAACGCGCATGCCGACAGCCAGCGCCAGGCATCGACGACCTGGTGCCGCGACTCGAACCTCGCGACGACCAGCAGGAGGCCACATGCCGCCGCGGCAATGATCCCAAGCAAGGCCCATCTGCGCAATCCCTCCCAAATGTGAAGCAGGAGCGTTGCTGCGACCAGCGCCAGCAGAATCCATGACCCTGCCCCGGCCGCGTGAGCGTGCAGACCCCAGGCCACCTTCGAGGCTGCGGCACCATGCTCGACGACCACTGCGGGCGCGACGCTCCAGCCGGCCAGAAACACAAGTGCGAGAAATGGAAGAGCGACCAGCCAACGGTCTGTTGCGGGGAACCACGGCTCCAACAACTGTCTTGCGACACTTCGCCAACCTGCGTCGCTTGGCGCCGGTGCTTCCGGCGTGTCCCCGCTTGTCAGTGGGGCAAACCATTGCGTGATCGCCTGGCGGGCCACGATCAGGACCAAGCCGAACCCGCCGATCACCATCAGGTGCGCTTGCCAGACCCACGGGTCGTGAAATGGTGATGAGAGCAGTCGGTACCATTCCAGACTGCGAAGGTGACATTGCAGCGCGGTGCATGTCGACACGATTATGGCAATCTCGGCGCCCGTGAGCAGAATGGGCCATAGTTTCACGATTGCCACAACAGCCCATATGACCGAGGTCCACGCCATCCTTGCCGAGAACGCGGCGAGTGAATGTGACGGCAGCGTGTTCAGCATCCACACGACGGCCAGCCACGATCCGACCGTCGCGAACCCGGCCAGAGAGTCGACATACGTGTTCGCGGCGTCACTTGTCAGCCGAGCGAGTCTCAGAACAACGGCTGCCACTGTGCAAGCGCCGGCCCCGATCAGCAATGCGGTCGGCCAGGGGAACTGTTGCAGCGGCCAAGCGTAAACCATCGCCTGAATGATCGCCATCTGAATCAGGATGCAGCCGACCCAGGCGACGCGCGTGCTCTTGAGTCGACCGGCACCCACCATCGCGGCCGCGCCGTAGACCAGGTACACCCAAATGACGTGCTGAGCATCTCCCGGCACGCCGAAGCCGAACCATGTCACCACGCCGATGCTCAGAAGGGAGAAAACCAGGGCACTCAGGTCGTATCCGATCGCCAGTTCCCGACGTTGACGACGGTGCAGCAAGGCCGCGGCCACGGCACATGCCGCGACAGGCCCGACCAATGCCTGGCCCGTCCGGGCGGAGAACAATGCGGCAAGCATCGCTCTCGACCCAACCTCTGACCACGAAACCGCGCCGCAAATCAGGTGGATTCCCAGGATCCATGCGAGCGTCAGCCACGTTGCGACGGCTGCATGCATGGCGGGGTGGCGAATTGACGAACAAACGGCCGCCGCGGCCAGGGCGTTCAGAAGCATCGCGGGCAGCAACCGTGACGGCGTCGGCCAAGCCAACCCGACGCCGATCAGCATGACCGCGGCCGCGACCAGGGCGATGCTTGTAGCGGTCAAACGCGTTTGAGCAGGCACTGCGGGCGCCAGTCGACTGACCAGCAGAAGGCCGGCCAGCAGTGCGGGTGCGGCCAAGGCGCAGATCAAGGGCGAGAGTACGTGCAGTGCCCCGGCCAGATGCCCCGATTCACCGAGCAGCAGCCCCAAGGGCACCAGGCAGGCAAACGTTTGAACTCCCAGTTGCAGGATCAGCCTCTTGGCGTCCGTGTCCTCGATGCATGCGACTCGTGATTGCCGTCGCAGAGAAATGCCCATCACGATGACGTAACACCCGACCGGCAGCAGCCCCACGGCCACAAGTCCGCTGGCGGACAACGGCGACAGAAAGCGGATGACCAGTGAGCATACCGATAGCACCACGATTCCGGACGCGAACAGTCTTGCCCCATCCGACATAATGACGCGGCCTGCCAGCAAGGTCAGCCAGGCGAACAAGGCCACGGCCGGCAGCTCCACGATCAAGGTCCAGGCGTTGATCGTCGGCCCCCGCGGCGAAAACACGGCAAAAGCCAGAAGATTCAACGGTACCAGTAGCGACGAAATAATCAGCACAACGTGGCCGGTCGTCGGCAGCTTCCACCGATGCTGCACGAACAGCCCCACTCCGAACAGGGCCGCGGTCACGGTCGTGAAGATCACGAACTTGAGGATGGGGATGGCCTCGATCTGGGCCCACAGACTGATCACCAGGGCGGTCGAGCAGCAGAGAATCAGAAGCCCGCCGACCAGTTCGCCCCAGCGGATGTTCTTCTCAGCCATGAATGCGGCCACAACCTCGCCGAACGGCCGGCGAGGTTCAGCCGGTGACGGCGGCTCGGTCGGTAATGAAGTCACCGGCGGAGGTGCTGCTGCACCAATCGTTCCGCCGGGAGCCACTGGCGGCTTCTGTCCCGAGCCTGTGTCGAGGGGCTTGCCTGCCAGTGCAGGAACAGGCGCGCTCTCCGTCGCCCCCGCCCACGGCAAGCTCTCAGCGGGCGATGAAGCGACCGGCGCGGCAGGCTGCTGTTGTATGCCTGCCGGCCTCTGCCACGGTTCTGCCGTGGGCTGGGTTGTCTTGGCGGGGGTGTGTTTTTTGTCCAAATACGCTCGGACGGAATGCACGTCTTCCGCCATGAGCTTCGCCAGCCGTGCGTGAGTCTCGGCGTCGATCAGACCTCGGGCCTGCAGATGGGTGAGGTAGCGTGCCGTCGCCGCCCGGTCGTCATCCAGCGTCGGCTCGAAGCTGCGCCGGTCGCTCTTGGGATGGCCGCCTCGCAGAAGCCATGCGATGGCGACCCACAGGCCGTGTCCGATCAGAGTGACGAACAACAACACCGAGAGCAGGATGCACAAGAACTCCATCACCGACTCCCGAACCGCGGCGGTGCACGGCTACATGAAATGCCGCCTGCTGCTGGTGCGCGACCCTCGGGGCATGTGTGAAAACAGCCGCGAGCATTCGGTGGGGCAGCGTCGAGGTCGCCGCGGCGACCGAGACCTGCCGTATTGCCAAGCTCGGTCGGCAGGACTCCGCCCCTGCTTCGTCCATGAGACTTCGCAGGGCTGCGACCGTGTTCTACCCTTTTCACACGCGTCCTGGGAACCCGTTGCCCGCGCCGGCGTCACATCGGGACCAAGAACCCCCCACCATCATGCCGCAATGGTAGCTCATACCAGGGTAATCCCGCAAGCCGTGGGAGCCACCGGCAAGATGCCTGATAGGATATAGGCGGGCCGTGGATTTGCGGCGCGCTCTCAAGGCTGATTCCAGTCAGCCTGTCGGCTCAGCGTTTGGGCGTCATGGAGCCAGTGCAAGAGGAATGCGTCGGCCATTACCCAGCAGGTCATCTGCTCGGCCCCGCCATAGGTCTCGAACTCGCCCTTAGCGAACATGCGGCCGTCGGGGTGACGCCCCTGCATCTCCAGAATCCGCCCGGCCCGCAGCCGCATCCAATCGCTCGCCTGGTGGCTCAAACCCTTGTCCCAGCCGAACAGGTGCGCGTAAGAGTCGATCCAGTAGAAGATGTCGAAGCGATAGTCGCTCCAGTCTGTGCCTTCGGGGTAGTAGACCTCCGCCTTGCCGGGGACGTACATAGTCCCGCCAGGTGGCCTGTACGGCGGCGAAGGCCAGTTCTGCTCGATCAGCGACCGGTAAACCAGTGCGGCGTTGAAGTCGGCACTCTGCGGCGCCGGTTGGCCCGCCAGCGAACAGAGCAACAACGCGTGCAGGTTCAGCGTGACCGTGGTCATGTAGTCGCAGTGGATGATGTTGTGGTTGACCAGGGCACCGTCGTCGCGGATGTTGTAGCCTTTGAGCCACTCTTTCACCGGCCGACCGTCGAGCATCGTGGTGTTCGATTTCATGTCCTCTTCCCGAGCGAACGCCGAGATCATCAACTCGCTGGCGATCTCCTTCCACTGCGGTACGCGCGGGTGCCGCGGCATCATCGCGATCGCCAACTGCAGCACCGTCGCGTTCCAGGCGTTTTCCTCGGCTTTGCTGTCGCCGCCTTTGCCGTTCCAGTAAGGCACGGTGTAGCCCGGGCGAATGAACCGGTCGGCTTCGTATTCGATCATCGCCGCGGTCATGTGCCGGGTTGGCGGATCGAGGTGCTCCCAGAGCATCCAGCCGGCACGGCCGGCCAGCATCGCCCAGAGCGCCGATTGCCAATGGTCGCCCCAGCCTT includes:
- a CDS encoding DUF1559 domain-containing protein; amino-acid sequence: MSSCRFHKRAAFTLIEVMVTIGVIALLLSILLPSLSRSRENARSVNCRSNLHQWGLAILMYVNSTNGVLPFEERPDPRPGMGEDENGDKVWDDVPASAGRPAQVRGWICWFDCLDRYMGKGVSAEQVKICPTVQRFEPNREESYRMNSKLADYSLYKKDGTRNDYFMPYRRVETLKRPSDTVVLFDGDVGTGPVDLGPGSPPPPSFKGRWRLHNDDVNYRHNIATNLLFADWHVENMKKKALALRSYNKADYDAGRPNPVGSIIWQPPDMGPWDPDPGLGE
- a CDS encoding polyphosphate polymerase domain-containing protein, with translation MFEIEQAPISTTSQRVERKYALPDAMLDLAVARLSELLPIHRYAGDHDWSSIRTTYLDTADFAAYREYLVRLPLRKKIRIRQYGVAGEFSNLCWVEIKIKNHRLSLKRRFCCRKPELAALMRGEDVLDRVAPCNEGDITQIYSAIRAMILEQRLRPAVRVEYERLAFQGPDSRSFRITLDRNLRFVSGCGCYSGILEGLVIESKHHGDEPEHLREMRRSLGLKRVKRFSKFARSMQRILELQSQRCIS
- a CDS encoding DUF4956 domain-containing protein, whose product is MNTIAGFLEDHPDLERLISDTFGGTSDARLGADVIAYRLIAACAIGFLIGHVYRRTYTGQRFAPTLPDTHLLLCLGGALIWLVVGDNLVRAFGLAGTIGLIRYRTIVRDPKDTTILLFSMIMGMACGLGQVLVAVIGTVVVLAVMCLLYLGHRRSLTVANRKAADLLSLLDGGQTDGKKPPQQK
- a CDS encoding type II toxin-antitoxin system VapB family antitoxin → MPTNLALDDRLIEEARKAGKHKTKKDAVTAALKEYVQHRKQREILTLAGRVEYWDDYDHKALRRGRRQ
- a CDS encoding PIN domain-containing protein; this translates as MSMLVDTTIWSLALRRRTSELNRRERLLVQEWASLVEAGRILLIGPIRQEILSGIRRESDFLAVRTRLSAFGCIEILPEDYDQAAAFFNVCRGKGFAGTAIDLLICAVAARADVPIFTTDEDFARYAKFLPIRLHKLPEIPD